From the Pseudobacteroides sp. genome, one window contains:
- the pdaA gene encoding delta-lactam-biosynthetic de-N-acetylase has translation MSFKYKLKRILLLGISLVMIAMVLGGCSKFSDTGAYSEFKGNISFDNEITGRLSEDFGYEIKDLQSNLSVKEDIKPLNNKTLGWGILRSPDNKPPKADPGAPELLSKYGGFYLGDTSKKEVYLTFDEGYENGYTPKILDVLRDNNVKAVFFITGPYLKGHQDLVTRMVEEGHEVGNHTINHPSLPEVDDKRIEEEILGLDKIFNEIFGKHMTYLRPPKGEFSERTLSISQRLGYTNLFWSFAYEDWHRDRVRGPDYAKNIVMRNIHNGAIILLHAVSKDNAEALDSIIKSARENGYEFGNINNLCKKAP, from the coding sequence ATGAGTTTTAAATATAAATTGAAGAGAATATTATTATTAGGTATTTCTTTAGTAATGATAGCAATGGTATTAGGAGGATGTTCAAAATTTTCAGATACAGGAGCATATTCCGAGTTCAAGGGAAACATTAGTTTTGATAATGAGATAACCGGAAGGCTCTCTGAGGATTTTGGCTATGAAATTAAGGATTTACAAAGTAATTTGTCAGTAAAAGAAGATATTAAGCCGCTTAATAACAAAACCCTTGGGTGGGGAATTTTGAGAAGCCCTGATAATAAACCGCCAAAGGCAGACCCTGGAGCACCTGAGCTGCTTTCTAAATATGGAGGTTTCTACCTGGGAGATACGAGCAAAAAGGAAGTATACCTGACATTTGACGAGGGTTATGAAAATGGCTATACTCCAAAAATTCTTGATGTTTTAAGAGATAATAATGTAAAAGCTGTATTTTTTATTACCGGGCCTTATTTAAAAGGTCATCAGGACCTTGTTACGAGGATGGTGGAAGAAGGTCACGAAGTGGGAAATCATACTATAAATCATCCTAGTTTGCCGGAAGTTGATGACAAAAGGATTGAGGAGGAAATATTAGGACTTGATAAGATTTTCAATGAAATATTTGGGAAGCATATGACTTATTTAAGACCTCCAAAGGGTGAATTCAGCGAAAGAACTCTTTCAATAAGTCAAAGACTTGGTTATACAAACCTTTTTTGGAGCTTTGCTTATGAGGATTGGCACAGGGATAGGGTAAGAGGCCCTGATTATGCAAAAAATATAGTAATGAGAAATATTCATAATGGTGCAATAATATTATTGCATGCTGTGTCAAAGGATAATGCAGAAGCACTTGACAGTATTATAAAAAGTGCTAGAGAGAATGGTTATGAATTTGGAAATATAAATAATTTATGTAAAAAGGCACCTTAG
- a CDS encoding N-acetylmuramoyl-L-alanine amidase, which yields MPPHNRVIVIDPGHGGIDGGASINNLLEKYINLDTSRKIKTVQEALNSMVIDDKKKTIHDP from the coding sequence ATGCCCCCCCATAACAGAGTTATCGTTATAGATCCCGGACATGGTGGAATTGATGGAGGAGCTTCAATCAACAATTTACTGGAAAAGTATATAAATTTAGACACCTCCCGTAAGATTAAAACTGTACAGGAAGCTTTAAATAGCATGGTTATAGACGATAAAAAGAAAACAATTCATGATCCATAA
- a CDS encoding divergent polysaccharide deacetylase family protein — MNKFSILIIVTKRAFSIFLILAIITVFGIAFICNFMANNSRKQELSRSVNSIGHGNSNSLIQKAKLAIIIDDFGQNRKGVDEMMSINKHLTFAVMPFLTYTKTDALNAHTKGYEVIVHLPLEANSAPLKWVGPKPILANMQVNEIKQVTLDALEDVPYAVGANIHMGSKAGNEKHVVSSILDIIKEKNMFFVDSRSEDHPIAKKLADKIGIICHDRDVFLDGKKPKSYIIEQLRKAGDIALKNGKAIAIGHVGTEGGQITAEAISEIIPVLESNNIQLVFVSEL; from the coding sequence ATGAACAAATTCAGCATATTAATAATCGTTACAAAAAGAGCTTTTTCAATATTTCTTATACTTGCAATTATTACAGTTTTCGGTATTGCATTTATCTGCAATTTTATGGCAAATAATTCTCGAAAGCAAGAACTTTCTAGATCTGTTAATTCTATTGGTCATGGTAACTCCAATTCACTAATTCAAAAAGCTAAATTAGCAATTATAATTGATGATTTCGGGCAAAATCGTAAAGGTGTTGATGAGATGATGTCAATAAACAAACATCTAACATTTGCTGTAATGCCTTTTCTTACATATACGAAAACAGATGCTTTAAATGCACATACAAAAGGATATGAAGTTATTGTTCACCTTCCGCTAGAAGCAAACAGTGCTCCTTTAAAATGGGTTGGGCCTAAACCAATATTAGCAAATATGCAAGTTAATGAAATAAAGCAGGTTACATTAGATGCTCTTGAGGATGTACCGTATGCGGTGGGAGCTAATATTCATATGGGCTCTAAAGCAGGAAATGAAAAACATGTAGTATCAAGTATATTGGATATTATCAAAGAGAAAAATATGTTTTTTGTAGACAGTCGATCGGAAGATCATCCAATTGCAAAAAAACTAGCCGATAAAATAGGTATTATTTGTCATGATAGAGATGTTTTTTTAGATGGTAAAAAACCAAAATCTTATATAATTGAGCAACTGCGGAAGGCTGGAGATATAGCTTTAAAAAATGGCAAAGCAATTGCAATCGGGCATGTTGGAACAGAAGGTGGGCAGATCACAGCAGAAGCAATTTCCGAGATTATACCTGTATTGGAAAGTAATAATATACAACTTGTATTTGTTTCGGAACTTTGA
- a CDS encoding spore germination protein — protein sequence MFRRLKRIFTYTKLNAINDNSNNEKQNSNKVSKIPKSINKVRAMLEDRFSESSDFILRELLLGKDSSTHILIAYIDGMVNNQLINSDIIKPIMIECNSINPVHSLKDKSTLNLLKEKLISTSYIKEVNSFDESVASLLSGDTMIFIDNCDSALKASLRLWDKRSVGEPTTNVVIRGPREGFTETLRTNTILLRRKIKNSNLKFETMTVGEQTNTEICICYIKGIASDDTIKTVKERIGSIKTDAILESGYIEEFIQDSKLGLFPTVGNSEKPDVVAGKLLEGRVAILCDGTPFVLTVPYLFVEAIQSSEDYYTRSIYATMSRFVRIIALVITVFLPAFYVALVTFHQDIIPYKLLLTMTAAREGIPFSALTEALVMVITFELLREAGIRMPRAIGQAISIVGALVIGDAAVKAGLVSTPMIIVIAVTAISSFIVSSLSGTFLFMRIVLMLAANIIGILGILLVSVAFFIHMCQLKSFGVNFLSPFTPLSISDLKDTFVRVPLWAMFTRPKELTWEHGGNAKFRNRHKKEGR from the coding sequence ATGTTCAGACGCTTGAAAAGAATTTTTACTTACACAAAGCTAAATGCTATTAATGATAATTCGAACAATGAAAAACAAAATAGCAATAAAGTTAGTAAAATACCCAAATCAATAAATAAAGTCAGAGCTATGCTTGAAGATCGTTTTTCAGAGAGCAGTGATTTCATACTCAGGGAACTCCTACTTGGGAAGGATAGCTCAACTCATATCCTTATTGCATATATAGACGGTATGGTAAATAATCAGTTGATTAATTCAGATATAATAAAACCCATAATGATTGAATGTAATTCAATTAATCCGGTCCATAGCTTAAAGGACAAATCAACGTTGAACCTATTAAAAGAAAAACTCATCAGCACCAGTTATATTAAGGAAGTAAACAGCTTTGACGAGAGCGTTGCCTCCTTACTTTCCGGAGATACCATGATTTTCATAGATAACTGTGATTCAGCTTTAAAAGCATCGCTTCGATTGTGGGATAAAAGAAGTGTCGGGGAGCCAACCACTAATGTTGTAATTCGGGGGCCGAGAGAAGGATTTACTGAAACTCTTCGTACTAATACTATTTTATTAAGGCGAAAGATTAAAAACTCAAATTTGAAATTTGAGACAATGACGGTCGGAGAGCAGACGAATACAGAAATCTGCATATGTTATATCAAGGGAATAGCAAGCGATGATACAATTAAAACAGTCAAAGAAAGGATTGGAAGTATTAAAACTGATGCCATACTGGAATCAGGATATATTGAAGAATTTATCCAAGACTCCAAATTAGGGTTATTCCCTACGGTCGGAAACAGTGAGAAACCTGATGTTGTGGCCGGAAAGTTATTAGAGGGCCGTGTAGCTATCTTATGTGATGGGACTCCTTTTGTCCTTACTGTCCCATACCTTTTTGTTGAGGCCATACAATCCAGTGAGGATTATTATACCAGATCTATTTATGCAACAATGAGTAGATTTGTTAGAATTATAGCACTTGTAATTACCGTCTTTTTACCGGCTTTTTATGTAGCACTGGTTACATTTCACCAGGATATTATACCCTATAAGCTTTTATTAACTATGACAGCTGCCCGGGAGGGAATTCCATTTTCCGCACTAACAGAAGCACTAGTAATGGTAATCACATTTGAGCTTCTCCGTGAAGCAGGAATTAGGATGCCGAGGGCAATCGGACAAGCAATAAGTATAGTAGGAGCATTGGTTATAGGAGATGCTGCTGTAAAAGCAGGGCTTGTTAGTACACCTATGATCATAGTAATAGCTGTAACTGCCATATCAAGCTTTATAGTATCTTCGTTATCAGGCACTTTTTTGTTCATGCGAATAGTGTTAATGTTGGCTGCCAACATTATAGGAATTCTTGGTATCTTACTGGTGTCCGTCGCATTTTTTATTCATATGTGTCAGTTAAAGTCTTTTGGAGTAAATTTTTTATCTCCTTTTACACCGTTAAGCATTTCCGATTTGAAGGACACTTTTGTCCGTGTTCCGCTATGGGCTATGTTTACAAGGCCAAAGGAATTAACCTGGGAACATGGGGGAAATGCAAAATTCAGAAACAGGCATAAAAAGGAAGGCAGGTAG
- a CDS encoding Ger(x)C family spore germination protein — MRRFNKLLFILSIILILPGCWGNRDLTDLSIMTGIAFDKGENGKIQITVQFVKPEAIKTSGQGRENEKNAFINVSITGETVFECARNLTAKINKRAYFGQVQLMVISEEFARDGISKIFDLFERDTETRRRADLIIAKGIEAKTVLESESRMSKLPATHEIEALEASRYFGKTIKVTLVDVLKVLNKEEYSFVLPIIYSSTKAGKVFQEDLLTEGSAVIKKDKLAGFLDPLQTRGYIFADDKIESTIINIPSPLHSKNTISIEVTRTNGKVISKIVNGKPVLSIEVSAEGNIGEQQEKADLTKPDMVKALEDAVQREMEDEIGNAVKTTQKEYKSDIFGFIDEIYRNYYSDWMKSIHNWSNIYSQTPVKIEVKFKIRRSGLIRQPAEPK, encoded by the coding sequence ATGAGACGCTTCAACAAATTGCTTTTTATACTAAGTATTATATTAATACTGCCAGGGTGTTGGGGTAATCGGGACTTGACAGATTTGTCCATCATGACAGGGATTGCATTTGATAAGGGTGAAAATGGGAAAATTCAAATTACTGTTCAGTTTGTAAAGCCTGAAGCTATAAAAACTTCCGGGCAAGGTAGAGAAAATGAAAAAAATGCTTTTATTAATGTTAGCATCACGGGAGAAACTGTTTTTGAGTGTGCCAGAAATTTAACAGCAAAGATAAACAAAAGAGCATATTTTGGACAAGTACAGTTGATGGTGATTTCAGAGGAATTTGCAAGAGATGGGATAAGTAAGATATTTGATTTGTTTGAAAGAGATACTGAAACAAGAAGGCGTGCGGATTTAATAATAGCAAAAGGAATAGAGGCCAAAACTGTTTTGGAAAGTGAAAGCCGCATGTCTAAGCTTCCGGCAACACACGAGATAGAGGCTTTGGAGGCCAGTCGATATTTTGGTAAAACTATAAAGGTAACTCTGGTTGATGTACTAAAAGTTCTTAATAAGGAAGAATATAGCTTTGTACTGCCAATAATATATAGTAGCACTAAGGCAGGGAAAGTATTTCAGGAAGACCTATTAACAGAAGGCTCCGCTGTTATCAAAAAGGATAAATTGGCAGGCTTTCTTGATCCTTTACAGACAAGAGGTTATATATTTGCAGATGATAAAATAGAAAGCACTATTATTAATATACCAAGTCCGCTGCATTCTAAAAATACTATTTCAATAGAGGTTACCCGTACTAATGGAAAAGTCATTTCAAAAATTGTGAATGGAAAGCCTGTTTTAAGCATTGAAGTTTCAGCAGAAGGCAATATTGGTGAGCAACAGGAAAAAGCAGACTTAACCAAACCTGATATGGTCAAAGCTTTGGAAGATGCAGTGCAAAGAGAAATGGAAGACGAAATCGGCAATGCTGTTAAAACTACACAAAAAGAATATAAAAGTGATATTTTTGGTTTTATAGATGAAATTTATAGAAACTATTACTCTGATTGGATGAAGTCAATCCATAATTGGAGCAATATTTACAGCCAAACACCAGTTAAAATAGAAGTGAAATTCAAAATAAGAAGGTCGGGTCTTATAAGACAGCCTGCCGAACCAAAATAA